One Actinosynnema pretiosum DNA segment encodes these proteins:
- the rplJ gene encoding 50S ribosomal protein L10, whose amino-acid sequence MAKPSKVSAVAELSDKFRGSSAAVVTEYRGLSMAQLTTLRRALGAGTTYTVAKNTLVKRAAEDAGVEGLEALLVGPTAIAFVEGEPVDAAKALRDFAKDNKALVIKGGYMDGRPLSVDEVTAIADLESREVLLAKLAGAMKGNLAKAAGLFNAPASQVARLAAALVEKKQADAPADAPAEPAES is encoded by the coding sequence ATGGCGAAGCCCAGCAAGGTTTCGGCCGTCGCCGAGCTGTCGGACAAGTTCCGCGGTAGCTCGGCCGCTGTCGTCACCGAGTACCGTGGCCTCTCCATGGCGCAGCTCACCACGCTGCGTCGCGCTCTCGGCGCGGGCACCACTTACACCGTTGCGAAGAACACGCTGGTCAAGCGTGCCGCGGAGGACGCGGGCGTCGAGGGCCTCGAGGCCCTGCTCGTCGGCCCGACCGCGATCGCGTTCGTCGAGGGCGAGCCGGTCGACGCGGCGAAGGCCCTGCGCGACTTCGCGAAGGACAACAAGGCCCTGGTCATCAAGGGCGGCTACATGGATGGCCGCCCCCTCTCGGTTGACGAGGTCACCGCTATCGCGGACCTCGAGAGCCGTGAGGTGCTGCTCGCCAAGCTGGCGGGCGCGATGAAGGGCAACCTGGCCAAGGCCGCGGGTCTGTTCAACGCCCCCGCCTCCCAGGTCGCTCGCCTGGCCGCCGCTCTGGTGGAGAAGAAGCAGGCCGACGCGCCTGCCGACGCTCCTGCCGAGCCCGCCGAGAGCTGA
- a CDS encoding MlaE family ABC transporter permease, producing the protein MATTGERARRAAGAPLRGLDSLGDQLWFYLRALAWAPRAITRYHREVLRLLAEVSFGSGALAVIGGTIGVMVGLSVFTGTVVGLQGFTALDQIGTSAFAGFVSAYFNTREIAPLVAGLALSATVGSGFTAQLGAMRISEEIDALEVMGVPSLPYLVTTRIVAGFAAIVPLYVIGLLTSYLAARTVTVHFYGQSAGTYDHYFTLFLPPGDVLWSFGKVLVFAVVIILTHCYYGYRASGGPAGVGVAVGRAVRTAIVTTSLLDFFLSLAIWGTTTTVRIAG; encoded by the coding sequence GTGGCCACGACCGGCGAGCGGGCGCGGCGCGCGGCGGGCGCCCCGCTGCGGGGGCTGGACTCCCTCGGCGACCAGCTGTGGTTCTACCTGCGCGCGCTCGCCTGGGCGCCGCGCGCGATCACCCGCTACCACCGCGAGGTGCTGCGGCTGCTCGCCGAGGTCAGCTTCGGCAGCGGCGCGCTGGCCGTCATCGGCGGCACGATCGGCGTCATGGTGGGCCTGTCGGTGTTCACCGGCACGGTCGTGGGCCTGCAGGGGTTCACCGCGCTCGACCAGATCGGCACCTCGGCGTTCGCCGGGTTCGTCTCGGCCTACTTCAACACCCGCGAGATCGCGCCGCTGGTCGCGGGCCTGGCGCTGTCGGCGACGGTCGGGTCCGGGTTCACCGCGCAGCTCGGCGCGATGCGGATCTCCGAGGAGATCGACGCGCTGGAGGTCATGGGCGTGCCGAGCCTGCCGTACCTGGTGACCACCCGGATCGTGGCCGGGTTCGCGGCGATCGTGCCGCTGTACGTGATCGGCCTGCTCACCTCGTACCTGGCCGCGCGGACCGTCACCGTGCACTTCTACGGGCAGTCGGCGGGCACCTACGACCACTACTTCACGCTGTTCCTGCCACCAGGGGACGTGCTCTGGTCGTTCGGCAAGGTCCTGGTGTTCGCGGTGGTGATCATCCTGACGCACTGCTACTACGGGTACCGGGCGTCCGGCGGACCGGCGGGCGTGGGCGTCGCGGTCGGGCGGGCGGTGCGCACCGCGATCGTCACCACGAGCCTGCTGGACTTCTTCCTCAGCCTGGCCATCTGGGGCACCACCACGACGGTGCGGATCGCCGGATGA
- the rplA gene encoding 50S ribosomal protein L1, protein MKRSKAYKNAAELVDRERLYSPLEAAKLAKETSKVKLDATVEVAIRLGVDPRKADQMVRGTVNLPHGTGKTARVIVFATGDKAAEAEAAGADAVGSDELIARIQGGWLDFDAAIATPDQMAKVGRIARILGPRGLMPNPKTGTVTPEVTKAVTDIKGGKINFRVDKQANLHLVIGKVSFDPEKLVENYAAALDEILRAKPSAAKGRYVKKVTVSTTMGPGIPVDPNRTRNLLSDEATV, encoded by the coding sequence ATGAAGCGCAGCAAGGCGTACAAGAACGCCGCCGAGCTGGTGGACCGGGAGCGGCTGTACTCGCCGCTGGAGGCCGCCAAGCTCGCCAAGGAGACCTCCAAGGTGAAGCTGGACGCGACCGTCGAGGTCGCCATCCGGCTGGGCGTCGACCCCCGCAAGGCCGACCAGATGGTCCGCGGCACCGTGAACCTGCCGCACGGTACGGGCAAGACCGCCCGCGTGATCGTCTTCGCCACGGGTGACAAGGCCGCCGAGGCCGAGGCCGCCGGTGCCGACGCGGTCGGCAGCGACGAGCTGATCGCCCGCATCCAGGGCGGCTGGCTGGACTTCGACGCCGCGATCGCGACGCCGGACCAGATGGCCAAGGTCGGCCGCATCGCCCGCATCCTCGGCCCGCGCGGCCTGATGCCGAACCCGAAGACCGGCACCGTGACCCCCGAGGTCACCAAGGCCGTGACGGACATCAAGGGCGGTAAGATCAACTTCCGCGTCGACAAGCAGGCGAACCTGCACCTCGTCATCGGCAAGGTGTCGTTCGACCCGGAGAAGCTGGTCGAGAACTACGCCGCCGCGCTGGACGAGATCCTGCGTGCCAAGCCCTCCGCCGCGAAGGGCCGGTACGTCAAGAAGGTGACCGTCTCGACGACGATGGGCCCCGGCATCCCCGTGGACCCGAACCGCACGCGCAACCTGCTCTCGGACGAGGCCACCGTCTGA
- the rplK gene encoding 50S ribosomal protein L11 has protein sequence MPPKKKKLAAVIKLQIKAGAANPAPPVGPALGQHGVNIMEFCKQYNAATESQRGTVVPVEISVYEDRSFDFKLKTPPAAKLILKAAGVEKGSGEPHRLKVAKVTMEQVREIAQTKMVDLNANDVDQAAKIIAGTARSMGITVEG, from the coding sequence ATGCCACCCAAGAAGAAGAAGCTCGCAGCGGTCATCAAGCTGCAGATCAAGGCCGGCGCCGCGAACCCGGCCCCGCCGGTCGGCCCCGCGCTGGGCCAGCACGGCGTCAACATCATGGAGTTCTGCAAGCAGTACAACGCGGCCACCGAGTCGCAGCGCGGAACCGTGGTGCCGGTCGAGATCTCGGTCTACGAGGACCGGTCGTTCGACTTCAAGCTCAAGACCCCGCCCGCCGCGAAGCTGATCCTCAAGGCCGCCGGCGTGGAGAAGGGCTCGGGCGAGCCGCACCGCCTCAAGGTCGCCAAGGTGACCATGGAGCAGGTGCGCGAGATCGCGCAGACCAAGATGGTCGACCTGAACGCGAACGACGTCGACCAGGCCGCGAAGATCATCGCCGGTACCGCCCGCTCCATGGGCATCACGGTCGAGGGCTGA
- a CDS encoding MaoC family dehydratase: MITAAEVSVGDELPPITLRITRAHLVAYAGASLDFNPIHWNQRFAEGVGLPGVIAHGMLTMGMACRIVTEWAGDPAAVVEYGTRFGRPVPVPDDDEGAVVEVTAKVTKVLEDGTFKVNINASHDGKSVLGGASARVRLP, encoded by the coding sequence GTGATCACCGCGGCCGAGGTGAGCGTCGGCGACGAGCTGCCGCCCATCACCCTGCGCATCACCCGCGCCCACCTCGTCGCGTACGCGGGCGCCTCCCTGGACTTCAACCCCATCCACTGGAACCAGCGGTTCGCCGAGGGCGTCGGGCTGCCCGGCGTCATCGCCCACGGGATGCTCACCATGGGCATGGCCTGCCGCATCGTCACCGAGTGGGCGGGCGACCCGGCCGCCGTGGTCGAGTACGGCACCCGGTTCGGCAGGCCCGTGCCGGTGCCCGACGACGACGAGGGCGCCGTGGTCGAGGTGACCGCGAAGGTCACCAAGGTCCTGGAGGACGGGACCTTCAAGGTGAACATCAACGCCAGCCACGACGGCAAGTCCGTCCTCGGCGGGGCCTCCGCCCGCGTCCGCCTCCCGTAG
- a CDS encoding ABC transporter ATP-binding protein: MGVEVVVDGLTKSFGGQNIWRDVTLTVPAGEVSVLLGPSGTGKSVFLKSLVGLLKPERGSITVNGTDLVRCSERELYEIRKLFGVLFQDGALFGSMTLFDNVAFPLREHTRESETGIRRIVLEKMEMVGLVGAERKLPGEISGGMRKRAGLARALVLDPEIILCDEPDSGLDPVRTAYLSQLLIDLNAQIDATILIVTHNITVARTVPDNLGMLFRRELVVFGPREVLLTSEEPVVEQFLNGRRNGPIGMSEEKDQATIAAELAHRAAGHADGPPDEDVRGVVPQLEPTPGLPPRRAVRRRKDRVMDVLHTLPPRARQGIVASLTPQERRRYAALAGAGPANPPTLVDEQPAGPPVPRTGPGDLA, from the coding sequence ATGGGCGTCGAAGTGGTGGTCGACGGCCTCACGAAGTCCTTCGGCGGGCAGAACATCTGGCGGGACGTGACGCTGACCGTGCCCGCGGGCGAGGTCAGCGTGCTGCTGGGACCGTCCGGGACCGGCAAGTCCGTGTTCCTCAAGTCGCTGGTCGGGCTCCTCAAGCCCGAGCGCGGCAGCATCACGGTCAACGGAACCGACCTGGTCCGCTGCTCCGAGCGGGAGCTGTACGAGATCCGCAAGCTGTTCGGCGTGCTGTTCCAGGACGGCGCCCTGTTCGGCTCGATGACCCTCTTCGACAACGTGGCGTTCCCGCTGCGCGAGCACACCCGCGAGTCCGAGACCGGGATCAGGCGGATCGTGCTGGAGAAGATGGAGATGGTCGGGCTCGTCGGAGCCGAGCGGAAGCTGCCCGGCGAGATCTCCGGCGGGATGCGCAAGCGGGCCGGGCTGGCGCGGGCCCTCGTGCTCGACCCGGAGATCATCCTGTGCGACGAGCCGGACTCCGGGCTCGACCCGGTGCGCACCGCCTACCTGAGCCAGCTGCTCATCGACCTGAACGCGCAGATCGACGCGACCATCCTGATCGTCACCCACAACATCACCGTCGCCCGCACCGTCCCGGACAACCTGGGGATGCTCTTCCGCCGGGAGCTGGTCGTGTTCGGACCCCGCGAGGTCCTGCTGACCAGCGAGGAACCGGTGGTGGAGCAGTTCCTCAACGGCCGCCGCAACGGGCCCATCGGCATGTCCGAGGAGAAGGACCAGGCCACCATCGCCGCCGAGCTCGCGCACCGCGCGGCCGGGCACGCGGACGGCCCACCGGACGAGGACGTGCGCGGCGTCGTGCCGCAGCTCGAACCCACGCCGGGACTGCCGCCGAGGCGGGCGGTGCGCAGGCGCAAGGACCGGGTCATGGACGTCCTGCACACCCTGCCGCCGCGCGCCAGGCAGGGCATCGTGGCCAGCCTGACCCCGCAGGAGCGGCGGCGCTACGCCGCGCTCGCGGGCGCGGGCCCGGCGAACCCGCCGACGCTGGTGGACGAGCAACCCGCCGGACCACCGGTTCCCCGCACCGGACCGGGGGACCTCGCGTGA
- a CDS encoding MmpS family transport accessory protein yields the protein MSYPQQPTQYAPQGHPQPAQNGMATGSLVLGLVGLLLSFIPFIGVIAWPMVIVGLVLGLVAISKLKKNPANSKGLAISGTILSALGLIVCILWAAVFGAAVNEVDEQSKKEVTVVYEVTGEAPSVSVSYSTFGDGNMQNSSEDVTTLPWTKELKTTGLFSGGSLTVSTGAEGGSVTCKVTVDGQEQKTSTASGPFAVASCSGF from the coding sequence ATGTCCTACCCCCAGCAGCCCACCCAGTACGCGCCGCAGGGCCACCCGCAGCCCGCGCAGAACGGCATGGCGACCGGCAGCCTCGTCCTGGGGCTCGTGGGCCTGCTGCTCAGCTTCATCCCGTTCATCGGCGTCATCGCCTGGCCCATGGTCATCGTCGGCCTGGTCCTCGGCCTGGTCGCCATCTCCAAGCTGAAGAAGAACCCGGCCAACAGCAAGGGCCTGGCCATCAGCGGCACCATCCTGTCGGCGCTGGGGCTGATCGTGTGCATCCTCTGGGCCGCCGTCTTCGGCGCGGCGGTGAACGAGGTCGACGAGCAGTCCAAGAAGGAGGTCACCGTGGTCTACGAGGTGACCGGCGAGGCCCCGTCCGTCTCGGTGAGCTACTCGACCTTCGGCGACGGCAACATGCAGAACAGCAGCGAGGACGTGACGACCCTGCCGTGGACGAAGGAGCTGAAGACCACGGGCCTGTTCAGCGGCGGCTCGCTGACCGTGAGCACGGGAGCCGAGGGCGGCTCGGTGACCTGCAAGGTGACCGTCGACGGCCAGGAGCAGAAGACCTCCACCGCGTCCGGCCCGTTCGCCGTCGCCTCCTGCTCCGGGTTCTGA
- a CDS encoding pyridoxal phosphate-dependent aminotransferase: protein MAEPETTPAPTAPALPRISRRIGGIAESATLAVDAKAKALKAAGRPVIGFGAGEPDFPTPEAVVAAAQAACADPRNHRYTPAAGLPELREAVAAKTRRDSGYEVAASQVLITNGGKQAVYQAFATIVDPGDEVLLPAPYWTTYPEAITLAGGVPVQVTADETTDYLVTVEQLEAARTPRTKVLLLCSPSNPTGSVYSREAITAIGRWAHANGLWVISDEIYEHLVYDGAEAVSLPVAVPEMADRTIVLNGVAKTYAMTGWRVGWLIGPADVVKAASNLQSHLSSNVSNVAQRAALEAVSGSLEAAHAMRVAFDRRRRLIVELLSAIPGVDCPTPTGAFYVYPSVKALIGKELRGQEITDSVTLAALILEHAEVAVVPGEAFGTPGYLRLSYALGDEDLKTGLDRMAKLLAEVK, encoded by the coding sequence ATGGCTGAGCCTGAGACGACCCCCGCGCCCACCGCCCCCGCGCTCCCCCGGATCTCCCGGCGGATCGGGGGCATCGCCGAGTCCGCCACGCTGGCGGTCGACGCGAAGGCGAAGGCGCTCAAGGCGGCGGGGCGACCGGTGATCGGGTTCGGGGCGGGCGAGCCCGACTTCCCGACGCCGGAGGCGGTCGTGGCCGCCGCCCAGGCCGCGTGCGCCGATCCGCGCAACCACCGCTACACCCCGGCCGCGGGCCTGCCCGAGCTGCGCGAGGCCGTCGCCGCGAAGACCCGGCGCGACTCCGGCTACGAGGTGGCCGCGAGCCAGGTGCTGATCACCAACGGCGGCAAGCAGGCCGTCTACCAGGCGTTCGCGACCATCGTCGACCCCGGTGACGAGGTGCTGCTGCCCGCGCCGTACTGGACCACCTACCCCGAGGCCATCACCCTCGCGGGCGGCGTCCCGGTGCAGGTCACGGCGGACGAGACCACCGACTACCTGGTGACCGTCGAGCAGTTGGAGGCGGCCCGCACGCCGCGCACGAAGGTGCTGCTGCTGTGCTCGCCGTCCAACCCGACCGGCTCGGTCTACAGCCGCGAGGCCATCACCGCGATCGGCCGGTGGGCGCACGCGAACGGCCTGTGGGTGATCAGCGACGAGATCTACGAGCACCTGGTCTACGACGGCGCCGAGGCGGTCTCGCTGCCGGTGGCCGTGCCGGAGATGGCCGACCGCACGATCGTGCTCAACGGCGTGGCCAAGACGTACGCGATGACCGGCTGGCGGGTCGGCTGGCTGATCGGCCCGGCCGACGTGGTCAAGGCCGCCTCGAACCTCCAGTCGCACCTGTCCTCGAACGTGTCGAACGTCGCACAGCGCGCCGCGCTGGAGGCCGTGTCCGGCTCGCTGGAGGCCGCGCACGCGATGCGCGTCGCGTTCGACCGCAGGCGTCGCCTGATCGTGGAGCTGCTGTCCGCGATCCCCGGCGTGGACTGCCCCACCCCGACCGGCGCGTTCTACGTCTACCCGTCGGTGAAGGCGCTGATCGGCAAGGAGCTGCGGGGCCAGGAGATCACCGACTCGGTGACGCTGGCCGCGCTGATCCTGGAGCACGCCGAGGTCGCCGTGGTCCCCGGCGAGGCCTTCGGCACCCCCGGCTACCTGCGCCTGTCCTACGCGCTCGGCGACGAGGACCTCAAGACCGGCCTCGACCGCATGGCGAAGCTGCTCGCCGAGGTGAAGTAG
- the nusG gene encoding transcription termination/antitermination protein NusG gives MTSENGASAQELTDLTDERDPGTGEDRVEVEAEASSEDTTEVSAEDNADAADTADGDVDVVELDSTPIDAEPADPAAEMREALRRAPGDWYVVHSYAGYENKVKTNLETRIQTLDMEDYIFQVEVPTEEVTEIKNGQRKQVQRKVLPGYILVRMELNDGSWSAVRNTPGVTGFVGATSKPSPLTVDEVLKFLLPQGKQEPAAGKKAATTPVKSTVEVDFEVGESVTVMDGPFATLPATISEVNADGQKLKVLVSIFGRETPVELSFSQVSKI, from the coding sequence GTGACCTCCGAGAACGGCGCGAGCGCCCAGGAGCTGACCGACCTGACCGACGAGCGGGACCCCGGCACCGGGGAGGACCGCGTCGAGGTCGAGGCTGAGGCGTCGTCGGAGGACACCACCGAGGTCTCCGCCGAGGACAACGCCGACGCCGCCGACACCGCCGACGGTGATGTCGACGTCGTCGAGCTCGACAGCACCCCGATCGACGCCGAGCCCGCCGACCCCGCCGCCGAGATGCGCGAGGCCCTGCGCCGCGCGCCCGGCGACTGGTACGTCGTGCACTCGTACGCCGGTTACGAGAACAAGGTCAAGACCAACCTCGAGACGCGCATCCAGACGCTCGACATGGAGGACTACATCTTCCAGGTCGAGGTGCCGACCGAGGAAGTCACCGAGATCAAGAACGGCCAGCGCAAGCAGGTGCAGCGCAAGGTGCTGCCCGGCTACATCCTGGTCCGCATGGAGCTGAACGACGGTTCCTGGAGCGCGGTGCGCAACACGCCCGGTGTCACCGGGTTCGTGGGCGCGACCTCCAAGCCGTCGCCGCTGACCGTCGACGAGGTGCTGAAGTTCCTGCTCCCCCAGGGCAAGCAGGAGCCCGCCGCGGGCAAGAAGGCCGCGACCACCCCGGTCAAGTCGACCGTCGAGGTGGACTTCGAGGTGGGCGAGTCGGTCACCGTCATGGACGGCCCGTTCGCGACGCTGCCCGCCACCATCAGCGAGGTCAACGCGGACGGCCAGAAGCTCAAGGTCCTCGTGTCGATCTTCGGTCGCGAGACGCCGGTCGAGCTGTCGTTCAGCCAGGTCTCCAAGATCTGA
- a CDS encoding MlaD family protein, which translates to MSRAKGRAEEPDRPSRSTGLRCGGLGGARDLVPQAGVEVDDALVGHRTEITRALTRLVTLLTSLDSLADVDVDTVGRSRADHTNVYADLALDLDLDLGSVVENLSRAPALPLPLPVPPAPPLGRIGCGLADLLGGSSVRVGLAAIGGAFPGGEVAYRGVVVMWVGPMRLTEDGVDAGAPPILSDLEVVVANRSTVGEQYVDLRPRREDGPVLAGGEAAQVLGRGPAAADGGRAEPRRAGRAGVGEGWSGRGGSRRRRRTGRRC; encoded by the coding sequence GTGAGCCGGGCCAAGGGACGGGCGGAAGAGCCGGATCGGCCGAGTCGCAGCACGGGGTTGAGGTGCGGCGGGCTCGGTGGCGCGCGCGACCTCGTGCCGCAGGCGGGCGTGGAGGTGGACGACGCGCTGGTCGGGCACCGGACCGAGATCACCAGGGCGCTGACTCGGCTGGTCACCCTGCTCACCTCGCTGGACTCGCTCGCCGACGTCGACGTGGACACCGTGGGCCGCAGCCGCGCCGACCACACGAACGTCTACGCGGACCTCGCCCTGGACCTCGACCTGGACCTCGGGAGCGTCGTGGAGAACCTGTCGCGCGCGCCGGCGCTGCCGCTTCCGCTGCCCGTCCCGCCTGCGCCACCGCTGGGCCGGATCGGCTGTGGCCTTGCTGACCTGCTCGGCGGGTCCTCGGTGCGGGTGGGGCTGGCCGCCATCGGCGGCGCGTTCCCCGGTGGCGAGGTCGCTTACCGGGGTGTGGTGGTGATGTGGGTCGGGCCGATGCGGCTGACCGAGGACGGCGTCGACGCGGGCGCGCCGCCGATCCTGAGCGACCTGGAGGTGGTGGTCGCGAACCGGTCCACCGTGGGGGAGCAGTACGTGGACCTGCGCCCGCGCCGCGAGGACGGGCCGGTGCTTGCGGGAGGCGAGGCGGCTCAAGTCCTCGGACGGGGACCTGCGGCGGCTGATGGAGGTCGCGCCGAACCCCGGCGGGCCGGGCGCGCCGGGGTGGGGGAGGGGTGGAGCGGCCGGGGCGGGAGCCGACGGCGCCGGAGGACTGGGCGCCGCTGCTGA
- the secE gene encoding preprotein translocase subunit SecE, producing MSEGREQGQPEKRDDASRPVTAAARRERRGTARPASRKDAGRSAEPKSDKVDSTSDSAKKGKPTRSREGKEKRPNIFARFFRYIREVVGELRKVIWPTRKQMVTYTSVVLVFVAFMTALVFGLDIAFAEGVFWLFG from the coding sequence ATGAGCGAGGGCCGCGAGCAGGGCCAGCCGGAAAAGCGCGACGACGCGTCCCGGCCGGTCACCGCCGCCGCGCGCCGCGAGCGCCGTGGCACCGCGCGTCCGGCGTCCCGAAAGGACGCCGGGCGCTCCGCGGAGCCGAAGTCCGACAAGGTGGACTCCACCTCGGACTCCGCGAAGAAGGGCAAGCCGACCCGTTCCCGCGAGGGCAAGGAGAAGCGGCCGAACATCTTCGCGCGCTTCTTCCGCTACATCCGCGAGGTGGTCGGCGAGCTCCGGAAGGTGATCTGGCCGACCCGCAAGCAGATGGTCACCTACACCTCGGTCGTGCTGGTCTTCGTGGCCTTCATGACGGCGCTGGTCTTCGGTCTGGACATCGCCTTCGCCGAGGGCGTGTTCTGGCTGTTCGGCTGA
- a CDS encoding FAS1-like dehydratase domain-containing protein: protein MPLDASFIGRSYPPTPPYEVGREKIREFADAVGATSAVHRDADAARAAGHPDVIAPPTFAILVSMSANSQLVEDPELGLDYTRVVHGDQAFSHHRPIVAGDVLSVALTVDNITSRMGNDMLSLRAEITDQHGAAVTTARSTLVVRGES, encoded by the coding sequence GTGCCACTCGACGCTTCGTTCATCGGACGGTCCTACCCGCCCACGCCGCCCTACGAGGTCGGGCGGGAGAAGATCCGGGAGTTCGCCGACGCGGTCGGGGCCACCAGCGCGGTGCACCGGGACGCGGACGCCGCGCGCGCGGCCGGGCACCCCGACGTCATCGCGCCCCCCACGTTCGCGATCCTGGTCTCGATGAGCGCCAACTCGCAGCTCGTCGAGGACCCCGAGCTCGGGCTCGACTACACCCGCGTGGTGCACGGCGACCAGGCGTTCAGCCACCACCGGCCCATCGTCGCCGGGGACGTGCTCAGCGTGGCGCTGACCGTCGACAACATCACCTCGCGCATGGGCAACGACATGCTCTCGCTGCGCGCGGAGATCACCGACCAGCACGGCGCCGCCGTCACCACCGCCAGGTCCACGCTCGTCGTCAGGGGGGAATCGTGA
- the rplL gene encoding 50S ribosomal protein L7/L12 yields MAKLSTDELLDAFKEMTLLELSAFVKQFEETFEVTAAAPVAVAAPAAGGAAAPAEEEKDEFTVVLESAGDKKIQVIKVVREVVSGLGLKEAKELVEAAPKPLLESVAKDVADAAKEKLEAAGAKISLK; encoded by the coding sequence ATGGCGAAGCTCAGCACCGACGAGCTGCTCGACGCGTTCAAGGAGATGACCCTCCTGGAGCTGTCGGCCTTCGTGAAGCAGTTCGAGGAGACCTTCGAGGTCACCGCCGCTGCTCCGGTCGCCGTGGCCGCCCCGGCCGCCGGTGGCGCCGCTGCCCCCGCCGAGGAGGAGAAGGACGAGTTCACCGTCGTCCTCGAGTCCGCCGGTGACAAGAAGATCCAGGTCATCAAGGTCGTCCGCGAGGTCGTCTCGGGCCTGGGCCTGAAGGAGGCCAAGGAGCTGGTTGAGGCCGCTCCGAAGCCGCTCCTCGAGAGCGTGGCGAAGGACGTCGCCGACGCCGCCAAGGAGAAGCTCGAGGCCGCCGGCGCCAAGATCTCGCTCAAGTGA
- a CDS encoding MlaE family ABC transporter permease, which yields MSTPALPGAGLLRETGRLFALAGQVVAASFRRPFQVREFVQQCWFVVSVTVLPTALVSIPFGAVIALQLGSLTRQIGAQSFTGAASVLAIVQQASPIVTALLIAGAGGSAICADLGSRKIREEIDAMEVLGVSPVHRLVVPRVLAAMVVAVLLNGMVSVVGVMGGYFFNVVLQDGTPGAYLASFSALAQLSDLWIGELKALVFGFIAGIVAAYRGLNPAGGPKGVGDAVNQAVVVTFLLLFFANFVLTTIYLQVVPAKGS from the coding sequence GTGAGCACCCCTGCGTTACCCGGAGCCGGCCTGCTGCGCGAGACCGGCAGGCTGTTCGCGCTCGCGGGCCAGGTGGTCGCGGCGTCGTTCCGGCGGCCGTTCCAGGTGCGCGAGTTCGTGCAGCAGTGCTGGTTCGTCGTCAGCGTCACGGTGCTGCCGACCGCGCTGGTGTCCATCCCGTTCGGCGCGGTCATCGCCCTCCAGCTGGGCTCGCTGACCAGGCAGATCGGCGCCCAGTCGTTCACCGGCGCGGCCAGCGTGCTGGCGATCGTCCAGCAGGCCAGCCCGATCGTGACCGCGCTGCTCATCGCGGGCGCGGGCGGCAGCGCCATCTGCGCGGACCTCGGCTCCCGCAAGATCCGCGAGGAGATCGACGCCATGGAGGTGCTCGGCGTCTCGCCGGTGCACCGGCTGGTGGTGCCCAGGGTGCTGGCCGCGATGGTGGTCGCGGTGCTGCTCAACGGCATGGTCAGCGTCGTCGGCGTCATGGGCGGCTACTTCTTCAACGTCGTCCTGCAGGACGGCACGCCCGGCGCGTACCTGGCCAGCTTCTCGGCGCTCGCCCAGCTGTCCGACCTGTGGATCGGCGAGCTCAAGGCGCTGGTGTTCGGGTTCATCGCGGGCATCGTCGCCGCCTACCGGGGCCTCAACCCGGCGGGCGGCCCCAAGGGCGTCGGCGACGCGGTCAACCAGGCCGTGGTCGTCACGTTCCTGCTGCTGTTCTTCGCCAACTTCGTCCTCACCACGATCTACCTCCAGGTCGTGCCCGCGAAGGGGAGCTGA
- the rpmG gene encoding 50S ribosomal protein L33 encodes MAATDVRPKITLACEECKHRNYITRKNRRNDPDRLEIKKFCPNCKTHKAHKETR; translated from the coding sequence GTGGCTGCTACCGACGTTCGGCCGAAGATCACTCTTGCGTGTGAGGAGTGCAAGCACCGCAACTACATCACCAGGAAGAACCGGCGCAACGACCCGGACCGCCTGGAGATCAAGAAGTTCTGCCCGAACTGCAAGACGCACAAGGCGCACAAGGAAACCCGCTGA